The sequence TCCACGTCGCGCGGCAACTCCTGCAACCGCTGCTGGCCGGCTCCACCGAGGCGGATCTGCGGGCGGCGCTGGGCAGTTGGTACGGCATCGTGGGCCCGGCGCTGGGGCTGTGCACCGCGCAGGGCGCCGCCCCCGACCCCCAGGGACTGCGCGACGGACTGGACTGGGTGCTCACCCATGTGGTGGTCCGGCACGCCCCGGTGGTGCTGGTGCTCGACGACGCGCACTGGGCCGACCCGCAGTCACTGAACTGGCTGGCCGCGTTCGCACCCCGCACCGACGACCTCGCGCTGCTCGTCGTGGTGGCCTACCGCCCGGACGAACTGCCGCCGTCCGCCGAGGCGTTCCGCGGCCTGCCCGGCCGCGCCGGGCACCGTCCGCTCGGCCTGGAACCGCTGACCTCCGACGCGATCGGCCTGCTGGTGCGCGACCGGGTCGGCGCGCACGCCGACGAGGAGTTCTGCCGGGAGTGCTGGGCGGTCACCGCGGGAAACCCGTTCGAGGCGGTCGAGTTGGCCGCGAAGGTCCGTGACCGGGGACTGCAACCCGACGGTGGCAGCGTCCACCTGCTGCGCGACCTGGTCGCCGCGGTGAAGGGCAGCGGCCTGGTCGCCCGGCTGGAGCGGCTCGGCCCCTCCACGGTCCGCCTCGCCTGGGCCGCCGCCGTGCTCGGCACCGAGATCCGGCCCGCGCTGGCCGCCGCCGTGGCCGGCCTCGGCACCCAGGAGGCCGCCGACTGCGCGGACCGGCTGCGGGCCGCGCGCGTCCTCACCGGCAGCCGCACCCTGGAGTTCGTCCACCCGCTGATCGCCACCGCCGTCTACCGGGCGATACCCGACGCGGTGCGGGTCGCCCTGCACGGCAAGGCCGCGTGGGCCGTGGTCGACGCCGGTCTCGGCCCCACCGCGGCCGCCCGCCACCTGCTGGAGACCCACCCCGAGGAGGACCCGTGGGTGGTGCACCAACTGCGCGCCGCCGCCCGGGAGATCCTGCGGGCCGGCGCCCCCGAGGCGGCCCGCAGCTGCCTGGCCCGGGCGCTGCGCGAGCCCCCGCCGCCCGGCGAGCGGGCCGGCGTGCTCTACGAACTCGGCTGCGCCACACAGCTCCTGGAGCCCCCGACCACCGTCAACCACCTGCGGGCCGCCCTCGAAGAGCCGATCGACGACCCCGAACTGCGCGACGGCATCCTCTTCCTGCTCTCCCAGTCCCTCGCGCACAGCGACCGGCTCAGCGAGGCAGCCGACGTCGTCGGCCGGGCCGCCCGCACCACCACCGGGGCACGCACCCGACTGCGCATGCAGGCCGAGCAGTTCATGTGGGACGCCTTCCGCTCCGACGAACCCGACTCGCCCGGCAGGTCCCGCCGGCTGGCCCGGCTCGCCGACCGCCTCACCGGCCGCGACCTCACCGAGCGGTACATCATCGGCCTGCGCGCCTGGGACGCCA comes from Streptomyces sp. NBC_00448 and encodes:
- a CDS encoding ATP-binding protein, yielding MAGGPAGVARTLLERDVELAAVDDALTAVTGVAPGAVPEPADGQVRRRGGLLAFAGPAGLGKTTLLAEVRARAADRGCTVLSARGGDQEQQVAFHVARQLLQPLLAGSTEADLRAALGSWYGIVGPALGLCTAQGAAPDPQGLRDGLDWVLTHVVVRHAPVVLVLDDAHWADPQSLNWLAAFAPRTDDLALLVVVAYRPDELPPSAEAFRGLPGRAGHRPLGLEPLTSDAIGLLVRDRVGAHADEEFCRECWAVTAGNPFEAVELAAKVRDRGLQPDGGSVHLLRDLVAAVKGSGLVARLERLGPSTVRLAWAAAVLGTEIRPALAAAVAGLGTQEAADCADRLRAARVLTGSRTLEFVHPLIATAVYRAIPDAVRVALHGKAAWAVVDAGLGPTAAARHLLETHPEEDPWVVHQLRAAAREILRAGAPEAARSCLARALREPPPPGERAGVLYELGCATQLLEPPTTVNHLRAALEEPIDDPELRDGILFLLSQSLAHSDRLSEAADVVGRAARTTTGARTRLRMQAEQFMWDAFRSDEPDSPGRSRRLARLADRLTGRDLTERYIIGLRAWDATLRGEPTGTVLRHAARALRGGLPWVDEGRGFEVPALVAMTYMYADRPERAEELFAEGIADFERHGWRGAHLSFGYVLLGYVRHRCGRLAEAEELARDGLRLADRVGRGTPVQWYAVGVLAGVLIARGRPEEAAALAADYDFAAPFPAAVTFPDAQAVHGEILLALGRYQEAAAELAAVGRRLDRRGMRNPGWCPWQLHLALAEAHDAPDRAARTALDAVARARQFGAPSAVGGALRVAAEVIGGARGLDLLAEAVARLEVSPAAHELAAARVAQGAALRAAGRRGAAADALRLGLEGAVGCGADGLAGTARAELARLPAPLSVPLPAAPSVPPAAPQAPPAAAPRET